The following nucleotide sequence is from Methanolinea sp..
CGATAGAAACAGGATCATGACCTTCCTTTATCCATTCTTCGATATATCCTCGAGAATATTTTCAGGAATGCAAATCAACCCACCTCCATCTACCATATCTTCCTAGGAATATCACGGAGCCGTACGCACTCCCGTGCCCGGTCCAGATAGCCCATGGCCTCTTCATCCCTTACATCCGGGAAAGGAGATACCCATATTGTTAAGCGCAGTAAAATCCCCGGGATCGAGATCGAAGGTGCCGAACGAAAAGAAGAGAGCGCATCCTCATACCTGCCTGTAAAGCGGCAAGGGCAACTCCCCAGTTTGAATAAACCACGCTGAAACCAGAATAATCCTGGGGTGGGTGTCATACGATACCAGTACATCCTGGAAGCGTTCCATATCAGCAAGACAAACTCCCCGGTTGTACCAGGCTTTTGGATGATAGGAAGATAGAGAAAGGGCCATATCGTAGGGCGAGGGGCTTTTTCAAAGGTCACCCTGCTGGTAAGCTAATTCCCCTGATAAACCAGGCCTCGCCATGCCTTGAGGGTCCAGGAGCTACTGCATGGTCAAGGCATGGGAGTGCATCGGTGTACCTGGCCATGTACGTGAGGGTGAGGCCGCGGACAAACCCAGGCATTACTATTCGCCGGCTCCAGGCTGATAGCACGTTCACAGCACTCCAGCGCACAACCGAAAAACCAATCCTGTCCAGGGTGAGCTTCCGGAACCAGGAGATCAGGATGAATTCCACTTTTCAGTTCATCCATCGAAGGCAACAAGGCTTCATGGAACCTCCCGATACAGGCAAGCCCGGTTTCCCAGGATATCTCCCCCTGCCCGGACGACCGATCCTGGTCGTGGAACTTTCTGTCTGGTTCCATGCTGGTATCCTATCCACAATTCGACGGAAGGCGATAAAAAAGCAGCAGTGCCCGGACAGGAAAAGATGGGGCACACCAGGACCGGTATACTTCGGATTCCGGAAAGGACCGTATACCTCTGGAATCATTTTCGTTTCTTGCCCTGCTTTCAGGGTTCGAGGGGAACCTCCTTGGTCTCTTTGCAGGAAATGGCCGGGATCGTGTCCCTGATTATCACCACTACCCCAAACAGGACGAGTTCTTCCTGTGTAAGGCGCAATAAGCGTGGTAAGAAAGATCGGCGGCTATGAAACTCAGGTCTGGGAACTATCTTGGCAGCAGACCTGCGCACAAATCTGGTTTGTAATCTATCGAAGAGCGTCTCCACGAAGCTCCGTAAAAGGATATCATAAACGGCGTATTGCAGACCTCCATAGGCGATGAGCAATGATCCTGCGATTGCAAAAAACAAGCGGATCTCGAATTTGCATCGCTGGGGGCTACAAGTTCCATCGAGGTATCAGGCAACCTGTATGGGTTTTGTTGGCTCTTTTTCATATTCTTTTCCTGCCTTCATCCATGCTGCCGCTCCGGGAAGCCTTCGATGTCCAAGGGTGCTGTACCGGTACCCAGCTCTCCTCCAGTCCTTCTGCGATTTCTTTCCGGAACCATGACACGATTGGAAATTCCAGGGGAGGACTTCTATCCAGGCCAGGTCTCCATGGGACCGGAGCCGGACCTGGGAGAACCCGAAGGAGTGGAGGTTCCTCTCCGTCTCGATGGCGAGCAGCGTGCTGTCGGTCGGCTCTTCACCATATATTACCCTTGATGCGAGGCACGCCGATGAAGAGGTGATTCCAGAAGAAAGCCAGTGACCGGGCGATTTCACGGATATCGTTCTTGGAAATACCGCATTCAACATACGGGTGGAGTGTCCCTTCTTCTTCACAGGCCCGGAGGCCTGGACGGAATTCCTGGGGATCGCTGGTATTTACGTCGACCACCGCAGCAGTATCTGCACCCAGCGCTTCTCGCAGAATCGGCTGGATCGTTTCTTCGCACCACAGTAACAACGGTCTTTCAGGTTCTGCCTGAACCCCGGGTCGTCGAGGATAGGGAAGGGAATGATGTGCAGGGGATGCCGAGGGCTGATGCCCGCTCGTGCTTCCTGAACTGCCGCCTGGAAAGGGGGGTGAATCCAGAAAGATGACGTTGGCTCACTCCACCAAGTTCATCGCTTGCTATCACTGCAAGCAGCACACTGTCGCACATATGGTATGGGAGCGATGACCCGTTTCTGTTTTGAGGGTAGTCCCGCAACGCCCTCTTTTTCTGATATCGATGACATCGCATTGACCATCCGGGCTTCGCCGGGCAGTTCGTGGAAGTTCAGGAAATACATTATGGTTAAGTGTCTCACTTAATAGTGTGCGGTATCCGGCGGAGGTCTCTCAACCGGGGAACCATGCTGGAACGAGAAGGAGGCAAAGCGGTATTCCGACAGATAGCATCCATTGGCGAAGAAGGGCAGGAAAGGCTGAAATCGGCGCACGTTGTCCTTGCCGGGGCAGGCGGTCTTGGCTGCCCTGCCGCCATAATACCTCTGCGCCGCAGGTGTCGGCCCGCCTGACCATTATTGATCCCGACCGGGTGGGCTGACGAACCTGAACCGGCAGATCCTCCACTGGGAAAAGGATATCGGACGGCACAAGTAATCTCGGTGCGTGAAACTTGAGGCGATGAATCGGGGGTGACTATCGAGGATCTCTGCGAGACTGTCACCATGCAGAATGCGCCAGAACTGACAGGGCAGGCCTCGCTCATCATCAATGCGCTCGATAACTTTCCCGCACGCTATCCCTGAACCAGGCAGCCCTTCAAAGCGGCATTCCTGCCGTCCATGCCCAGGGCCGTGTGGCTTTGACGGGCGTCACCACCGCACAATACCGGGCGGCACGGCATGCCCTTGCAATGCATCTTCCCTGATCCGCCCGGCGGATCCGATATTCGGTCATCGGCGACAGCCGGAACAATCGGGCTCCTGCAGGCGCATAAGGCGATAAAATTAATTACCGGGATGGGCACGGTGCTCGAAAACCGCCTGCTGATCTGGGATGGGAGGGACTCCTCGGTCACTATCATGCACCTTGACCGGGACCGGAATGCATGCTTATGCGGGAATAATTCTTATTATGCGAAGGACTGGTGAGACGCAGTAAAAGTCGTGGTACGAGCATTCGCACGCTTCCGCGAAAGTCATCGGTGATGTGAATACACTCGATATCCCGGAAGGATCGGAATCCAGGATCTCCTTATAGGCTCGCAGCACGATCGGGCGAGAGCAGGGATCTCCTGTTTGATGAGGAGAGATGATTCAGGATAACATCATCGTCATGCTCAACGGGAGACGGTTGGCCCGGACCGCATTTGCACTCACCGTTCTATCCGAAGAGGATGAAGTGGCAATCTACCCTCCTGTTGCGGGGGCTGAAAGGGAGAGGAGCATGATTACGATAACCGAAGAGGAGTTTAATTCCGGAGTTTTGATCGATAAGGCCAGGACCGCCAGGTCGGTGGCATCGTGACCTTTACCGGAATTGTGCGGGACGACGGCATAACGGCAATCGATCTTGAGGCATACCGCGAAGCAGCCCCTCCAGGAATTGGGCACTATCAGGGATGAAGCCCTGTCACGGTATGATATCAGGTCGGTGGACATCATCCACCGGATAGGTACTCTCGCGGTAGGGGATCACATAGTGCTGATTGTCGTTGGGTCACCTCATAGGAAAGACGCCTTCCGGGCATGTGAGTACATTATCGACCGGATCAAGGAAACGGTACCAATCTGGAAGAAGGAATATACCGCAGATGGCTCCCGGTGGGTTCCCGGCGAACATTCCTGAAACAATACCCGGATACATCATTGCCAGGTTATACCACCGCAGGCACGGTCTGCCTGTCGCGCACCGGTCTTTGTCAGGCATGAGGCGGTCTTCTCTGGTCCGATGTTCTATGTCGCGGCATGCGGGATCACGTTATAGGTTATTCCGCAGGGGCGGGAATCCCAGGCTGCACCGGAAGAGGGATGGATCATCCGCTTGAAGGTATCGGAGGAGTGCCAGCGCCGGCCAGCCGGGACAGCCTTCATCTCCCGCCTTCGTTTCAAGCCTTCAACCGCACCCCTGCAAAGTGGGTTCTGCTGACCGTCGCCCCGGTAACAAACCTGGGCGTGCACTCCGCCGCACGATGGGGTTTACGAAAGACCACGTTGGTGACCGGTAATTTCGGCACGGAAAAAGACCGCATCATACAGTCCGTCGTTCCCGGTGGATGAGATTGTAATCTCCATGACTCAGTGAACAGAACTGTTATTTTGGGAGAGGATGTCCCTTTGGAAACGTTTTTATATCAGTGTCCCATCCGTTTGTGAGATGGATATCTGCATACGGTTCGAACGATCGAGGATCGGCACAGCGGGTCAGGATGCTCAAAGCAGCGACCGGTCAGCGGTGCGAATGTTGTGGCCGCATGGTCGGAGCCCATGTCCTCGAACTGCACTGTATCCCCGGCATGGCTGATCATCTTCGGGATCGGGATGCAACTTCACACATCCTCGTCCTGTGTCCAGGGTGCCATGCATCGCACGCATACCCATAATGTGCCTGGAACGGGAACAACGCCTTCTGGTCGATGCCCGCCCGGCGGGAGACTGAAGAGAGGATACGAAAAGTGTTCCTCCAGAGACCTACACCCCTCCCCCATCCCCTGATCCTGAAGAGCTTTTTTGCATCCGTGTTTGCATCAGGTGGAATGGATATCTTCCTCAATGGACATAACAAAAAAAATTCCCTCTGGTTCAGGGAATCTTTTGAACACCGGAGAGCAACGAAGATCGCTTCCAGAATGAGAAGAGCCACATCCGGTTTGGGTGCGGATTTAAAGATCTGCCGTGACATGGAGCGGCTTGGCTGATCCGATGGAAATTAACGATGAACAATCGTTGCAACCCTGCAGCCTGAGGAGCAGGGTATGCCTCCGGCTTCAACTGTTAAGAACGAATTCGCCCATTTATTTATACTTCTCCCACACAACCTGGGATAGAGACAGGCGAAACGGTGTCGCACGGTCTCCATGGAAAACAGAGCGTGATGAGAGGTGCTCGAATACATCAATAAATTTGAACGGGGTGTCTATTACGTCCTGATGGTCCTTCTTGCCGGGTCATCTTCTTTGGCGTCCTTGAACTCCTCATTATCTTTTTTTGCACTTTTCTCCGATCTCTCGTATCGTCTCGGGAACCACGAGATTCTCCAGATCTTCGGGTATTTCCTTCTCATCCTCATCAGGATCGAACCCCGAGACGATAAGGCATATCTCCTCAAGAATGAGATCCAGGTCGAGATAATTGTCCTCGTAGCTATCATTGCAGTGGCCAGAAAGATCATCCTCCTCGATCCGTTCATTGAGGGATTAGAAGAGCTCAATGCCAATGTCATGATCGCCCTGGGGGTGGTAATCATCGCCCTGTCGGCCTCGTACTACCTGATCCGGAGGACATCCCCCAGGTAGCACCCGGTGATCGCGAAGAGGGATATAAGGACATTCCGCGATAAGACCCAGGTCACGATTGAACCCTTCGATGCGATTTTATCTCCCCGGGAGAAGGCAAATTGGTATACCAGAGCGCTGATCAACGGGCTTTGCTCGCTATCGAGCAAATAACCTGCCAGGGCCCTCAGGCAACAGGACGATTCTGAAGATGACCAGGAAATGATGTAGAGTGGTGTTATACCATGGACACGAATGGGAAGAATCGTGATGGCCCGCTACCTATCAGGGCCGGACAACGAGGGTTGCCACCGGGCTGGCTGAACACGTGCGTGCTGACGCTCCCGGAGAGCATGCGTGAGATGTGGCCTTTGCCTACCGGGCCGATCACGATCAGGTCGGCGCCGAGTGTCATCTGCTGCCGCGAGGATGGATTCGCCAGGGTGCCCGCGTTTCAGGTGCATGACCGCCTGCATACACCCATCCTGGCAAGTTCTCTCTCAAACCTGCGAGCACGATCCCTGACTCTTCTTCAACTTCGCGGATGACCAGTTCACGGGCGATCTCCTCTTCGGACCACCCGGTTTCGATGATGTAAATACAGTGGAGTTCCGCATGGTAATGCCTTGCCAGGTCGGCCGCCGCAGTAAGTACGTTTCTGGTTATGGGTGACCCATCAACAGCGACGAGAATTTTCCGGAACACAGGACATCACCTGATGGTACCATGGGGACCACATAATGATATCCCTAATCCTCGTGGGTCCCGTTCAGCCTGTTGAGGGCCTGCCGTGCAGCGTTCTGGGTTGCTTCGGCCTGCGAGCGCCCACTCCTTTCCGATAATCTCCGCGTCCACGGTGACAACATACGTGGCTGGGATGGTGGGGGTTCCTGATCGATCCTCGAGGAGGTAGGTGGGCGGGAGCGGTTTCTGCTTCTGGAAATGTTCCTGGAGCATCTTTTTATAGTTGCGGTCGGTCCGATATTCCCGTATACTACCAGACATCAGCTCCACGATGATGGCTTTCGTCCGGGCCATTCCAAGGTCAAGGTAGAGTGCGGCTACGAAGGCCTCGAACGCACCGGCAATGATGCGGGGGGTCTTTTCCTGGTTACTTCCCACCAGGACAAGGTCTTCAAATCCGATAGCAAGAGCGCTGACAGCACGTGCAAGGTTGCGGTTCTCGGTCCATTCCATCCAGTGCGGTCAGTTCACCTTCAGGTTCCGGGTAGGTCAACAGGAACTCCCAACGACCAGGTTTAGAACCCTGTCCCCGAGAAATTCCAGACGCTCGTTGTCACTGGAACCTGGTTTGCCGCACTCCCGGATAAACGAGCGATGAACCAGCGCCTCATGATACCTTCCAAGAGCCCTGTCATCAACCCTCCTTCGTCGTATTGGTGG
It contains:
- a CDS encoding universal stress protein, whose protein sequence is MFRKILVAVDGSPITRNVLTAAADLARHYHAELHCIYIIETGWSEEEIARELVIREVEEESGIVLAGLRENLPGWVYAGGHAPETRAPWRIHPRGSR
- a CDS encoding phosphate-starvation-inducible PsiE family protein, with amino-acid sequence MLEYINKFERGVYYVLMVLLAGSSSLASLNSSLSFFALFSDLSYRLGNHEILQIFGYFLLILIRIEPRDDKAYLLKNEIQVEIIVLVAIIAVARKIILLDPFIEGLEELNANVMIALGVVIIALSASYYLIRRTSPR
- a CDS encoding universal stress protein: MTLGADLIVIGPVGKGHISRMLSGSVSTHVFSQPGGNPRCPALIGSGPSRFFPFVSMV